A DNA window from Engystomops pustulosus chromosome 6, aEngPut4.maternal, whole genome shotgun sequence contains the following coding sequences:
- the ZNF217 gene encoding zinc finger protein 217: MPVQSLTEFVDGPDNIGSSVFTKMESSRSSRAMKRRNAITQKTIQEGFLIQAEGDVTFDCMFCTETYKHHEELGKHVLNRHRPTLCEPTVLCVEAEYLGPQDKRRKSTSANDDDKDDNEGSDCEVCGQTFIDSTDLETHMKKHKDSFTYSCNICGRRFKEPWFLKNHKRTHSTRTGGKNKQVITETPVTINEIVQEQVAKTVTSPYKLCMVCGFYFPDKESLLEHSKMHIKGLKPGTCKDSVAREEPENVSKEEFMSFLNLKPSKPQPKTPETSRKWIGELDPFNTYQAWQLATKGKVALGFGRVKEPSFEVNPETDSDKDDIIDIWNTGKMSQSVHCETDSTKGDDGGGDAVSQELPKSKNQNTEEEKKIQSEQDKSPFCTDCGKLFKTYQQMVLHSRVHRKDRSDSESSTMSSVEGLLSTSSPDTPASVQDQESIKMEDESESEDVGGDNLSEKIDDGQAVSKTKGLPASRECSFCGKSFRSNYYLNIHLRTHTGEKPYKCEFCDYAAAQKTSLRYHLERHHKFKPGESNARVRSISKSLQLLKKSPDLPPANKQENKVSQKPIADSKEDTLRSKPPKRLSALRNKLVNTKQLFKGEEMATVKKEPVVEEDAPRSPIVLEEISLACDETLDPEICSNEEASEKSCAFTPQTVEDLEPLPMDLCMKSPEDISATMYNSALLAVRTCPYCSYKTLYPEVLIIHQKLVHKQNYDLLHKNGSRSKNPGLVIKMRRTGCPPALQGVDVSPIQLDGAREKQANTKTAIHEKPKRAATQSNKVTKSEIDCKNTEQENKLQNVQQAGSYKYLQPDLQGISHLLERMQHPEQKHAPWTSSPNPQTSSGTLNGPEHPYRMSPSLFAEHAISRPTNLELRESFTNRAKLGISVSASSSNYANNEVVKRLQPSQINVQNMEKSSIKAGPSLVSVPYPYDVDPRWNLLKSYEQPLAGAPFAVGNPSLSQGSATSMEVKQNSLYQRISKRGFGPNEKRP; this comes from the exons ATGCCAGTTCAGTCTCTCACTGAATTTGTTGATGGTCCTGATAATATTGGTAGCTCTGTCTTCACCAAAATGGAAAGCTCTCGCTCATCCCGAGCTATGAAGCGCCGAAATGCAATCACCCAGAAGACAATACAGGAGGGATTTCTAATCCAAGCTGAGGGGGATGTGACTTTTGACTGTATGTTTTGCACTGAGACCTATAAACATCATGAAGAACTTGGAAAACATGTTCTGAATCGTCATAGACCAACTTTATGTGAACCCACTGTTCTTTGTGTTGAGGCAGAATATCTTGGCCCTCAAGATAAGCGCAGAAAGAGTACATCTGCAAATGATGATGATAAGGATGACAACGAAGGGTCTGACTGTGAGGTGTGTGGTCAAACCTTTATTGACTCAACTGACTTGGAAACTCACATGAAGAAGCACAAGGATTCTTTCACATACTCTTGCAATATTTGTGGTAGAAGATTCAAAGAGCCTTGGTTTCTGAAGAACCATAAGCGAACCCATTCCACCCGAACGGGAGGGAAAAATAAACAGGTGATTACGGAGACCCCTGTCACCATAAATGAGATTGTCCAAGAACAGGTGGCCAAAACCGTCACCTCACCCTATAAGCTCTGCATGGTGTGTGGCTTTTACTTTCCTGACAAGGAGTCCTTGTTGGAACACAGTAAGATGCACATTAAAGGATTAAAACCGGGAACTTGTAAGGATTCTGTTGCCAGGGAAGAACCAGAAAATGTCTCCAAGGAAGAGTTCATGAGCTTTTTAAATCTGAAGCCTTCAAAGCCACAACCAAAAACGCCTGAAACCTCACGCAAATGGATTGGAGAACTGGATCCATTCAACACCTACCAGGCTTGGCAGCTAGCTACAAAAGGCAAAGTGGCTCTAGGTTTTGGTCGTGTGAAGGAGCCCTCCTTTGAAGTCAACCCAGAAACTGATTCCGACAAGGATGACATCATTGATATTTGGAATACAGGAAAGATGAGTCAGTCTGTTCATTGTGAGACAGACTCTACCAAAGGTGATGACggtgggggggatgctgtgtcaCAGGAACTGCCAAAGTCTAAAAACCAGAATACAGAGGAGGAAAAGAAGATCCAGAGTGAGCAGGACAAGAGTCCTTTCTGCACGGACTGTGGGAAGTTGTTTAAAACCTATCAACAAATGGTGCTGCATTCTCGTGTCCACAGGAAGGACAGGAGTGATTCTGAGTCCTCCACCATGAGTAGCGTTGAAGGACTGCTGTCTACCAGCTCTCCAGATACTCCAGCCAGTGTACAAGATCAGGAGAGCATCAAGATGGAGGATGAGTCTGAATCAGAAGAtgtgggaggagataatctgAGTG AGAAAATTGATGATGGACAAGCTGTCTCTAAAACCAAAGGCCTTCCAGCTTCCAGGGAATGCAGTTTCTGTGGAAAGAGCTTTCGCTCAAACTATTACCTCAATATCCATCTCAGGACCCATACAG gTGAAAAGCCATACAAATGTGAATTTTGTGATTATGCTGCTGCACAAAAAACCTCCCTGAGGTACCACTTGGAGAGACACCACAAGTTTAAGCCTGGGGAATCCAATGCTCGTGTGAGAAGCATCAGTAAGAGTTTACAACTGCTTAAGAAGTCTCCAGATCTTCCTCCTGCCAATAAACAGGAAAACAAGGTGTCCCAGAAACCAATCGCTGATTCCAAAGAGGACACACTGCGCTCCAAACCCCCAAAGAGATTGTCAGCCCTGAGGAACAAGTTGGTGAATACAAAGCAACTCTTTAAAGGTGAGGAAATGGCCACAGTGAAGAAAGAGCCTGTTGTCGAGGAAGATGCACCAAGGTCACCCATTGTTTTGGAGGAGATTTCTTTAGCTTGTGATGAAACCCTTGACCCTGAAATTTGTTCTAATGAAGAGGCCTCAGAAAAAAGTTGTGCCTTCACACCGCAGACAGTAGAGGATTTAGAACCTCTTCCTATGGACTTGTGTATGAAATCACCTGAAGATATATCTGCTACTATGTATAACAGTGCCTTATTAGCAGTGCGTACCTGCCCATACTGTTCTTACAAAACCCTATACCCAGAGGTGCTAATCATACACCAGAAACTAGTTCACAAGCAGAACTATGACcttctccataaaaatggaagccGGAGTAAAAACCCAGGACTTGTCATTAAAATGAGGCGCACTGGCTGTCCTCCAGCTTTACAGGGAGTGGATGTGTCTCCGATACAACTGGATGGTGCTAGGGAAAAACAAGCCAATACAAAGACTGCCATCCATGAGAAGCCTAAACGGGCAGCTACCCAATCAAACAAAGTCACTAAATCTGAAATTGATTGCAAGAACACGGAGCAAGAGAATAAACTGCAAAATGTCCAGCAAGCTGGCAGCTACAAATACCTACAGCCTGACCTACAAGGAATCAGCCACTTGTTGGAAAGGATGCAACATCCTGAACAAAAACATGCTCCTTGGACCTCGTCCCCCAATCCCCAGACCAGCAGTGGAACCTTGAATGGCCCTGAGCACCCCTATCGTATGTCGCCCTCATTGTTTGCAGAACACGCCATTTCCAGGCCCACTAACTTAGAACTTAGGGAATCTTTCACAAACCGAGCCAAACTTGGTATATCTGTTTCTGCTTCTAGCAGCAACTATGCCAACAATGA